The nucleotide sequence ATGGGCGAGGCGGAGCGCCAGCGCCTGCAGAAGGAGGCGGAGCAGGTAGCGGGGCAGATTCGCGGCGCCGAAGCCCGGCTGTCCAATGAGCAATTCCTCGCCAAGGCTCCCGACCACGTGGTGGAGGGCAACCGCAAGCAGCTGGCGGAGCTCAAGGAACGGCATCAGCACCTGCTGGCGAGCCTGGAGGAGGGCTGATCGCTCCGGCCCTCTGTGCCGCCGGGCCCCTCCCGGCGGAGCCCCCCAACTGGTACTCTCGCGGCGATGGCTTGGACGCAGCATCTGAACGGCCTGCAACGCCCTAGCCCCGATACCGGGCCTCCGGGACCGGCGGTTGCGATGGTGCTGGTGGCGGCGGTGGGCTCCACCAACGATCTGGCCCGGCGCATCGCGCGGGAGTACCTGGAAGAGGCCGAGAGGGTGCCCGACGCCTGGGTCATCGCTCAGGAACAGCTGGCGGGCCGAGGCCGCCGGGAACGCCGCTGGGCTAGCCCTCAGGGAGGCATCTATCTCACCCGGCTGCTGCCTCTGGCCCAGGCCGAGGAGCTGGCCGACCTGCCCATGCTCATCCCCGTAGCGCTAGCGGAGACTTTGGAGCGACACCTGGACAGCCCGTGCCGCCTGAAATGGCCCAACGACCTGATGGTAGATGATGCCAAGCTGGGGGGAGTGCTCATCGAAGCCCTGACTCGCTCCGACGGCTCGGCGGTGGCGCTGGTGGGGATGGGGCTCAACTACCAGCCGCCGCGGCTCAGCGTCGGCTCCTCGGAGGCTCCAACGCGGCCGGTGACGTCGGTGCTCGAACACAGCGCTGCACCGCCGCCGCTGGCGGACCTCTCCGGCGAGCTCATGCGCGGCGTGGACCGCTTTCTGGCCCAACCGGCAGACCCCGACGACTTGCTCCGGCGCTACCGCCGCCGCTCCCTGCACAAAGCCGGGGACCACCTGGTGTGCCGGGTCGGCGAGGAGGTTTTAGAAGGCGAGCTGGTGGCCTTCGAGGCCAACGGCTCACTGCGGTTACGGGTTTCTGGCGAGGAGCGCCGGCTGAGCGCCGGCGAGATCATCGAGTTTCATTCGCTGCGATCCTGAGCGGATCCGGCCTTTTTGGGAGAGTCCCGCATGTCCACCCCGCCGGAAGCTTCGTCTTCGTCCGACGCTTCGTCCCCTGCCTCCTCCTTGGGGCCGCTGCAGCCGGATCAGCTGCTGATCCTCATCGACGTCGGCAATACCAACGCCGTCTTCGGCGTCTATCGCGACGATCAGCTACTCAAATCCCTGCGCCTGGCCACCACCGGCAAACGCACCGCCGACGAGTACCTGGCGTTGCTGCTGCCCCTCTTCCAGAGCTCCGGACTGGATCCCGCCGCCACCGGTGCGGTGATCATCTCCTCGGTGGTGCCGCCGCTACGGTCCACCCTCAACGATCTCTCCCAGCGCCTCTTCGGCCGCCGTCCGGTGTTCATCGACGCCCACACCGACACTGGTCTGCCGGTGCGCTACGACAATCCGGCGGAGGTGGGCGCGGACCGCATCGTCAACGCCCTGGCGGCGCGGCAACTCCACGGAGCACCGGTGGTGGTGGTGGACTTCGGCACCGCTACCACCTTCGATGTGGTCAACGCCGAAGGGGAGTACGTCGGCGGCCTCATCACACCGGGCATTTCCATCTCGTCGGAGGCCCTGTTCTCCGCCGCCTCGCGCCTGTATCGCGTGGATATTCGACAGCCGGAACGGTTGGTGGGGGGAGACACCGCCGGGGCCATGCAGTCGGGCATCTACTACGGCTACATCGGGTTGGTGGACGGCATCCTCGAACGCCTGAAGCAGGAGATGCCGACTATCCGCAAGGTCATCGCCACCGGTGGCCTGGCAGAGCTCATCGCCTCGGGCTCGGAGCACATCGACGAGGTGGACCAGCTCCTCACCCTCACCGGCCTCAAGTTGATCCATGAGCGGCTCCAAGGCTCCTGATCCGGAGCAGGCCGAGCAGGAGATCACCGACCACCAGTATTTCCAGGCGGTGGAGGAGATCTTCATCGGCCTGCGAGGCGCCCCGCTGCTGCTCTCCCCGGCGGACTATCGGGTCGCCGCCGGATGGCATGCCTCGGGCATTCCTCTAGACCTGGTGCGGGAAGCGCTGGAAGAGGTTTTCGAACGCCGAAGGGAGCGCGGCGCCAAGGGCACCGTCTCGTCCCTTCGGTATTGCGCCCGGGCGGTGGAGCAGGCCTGGGAGGACGCTCAGGAGCTCACCGCCACCGCCCACCGTGAGGCGGAGCCGGAGAGCCCCGTAGGACCTCGACTGGAGGCTCTGGCTGCTTCGCTGCTGGCTTCGGAGGA is from Acidobacteriota bacterium and encodes:
- a CDS encoding biotin--[acetyl-CoA-carboxylase] ligase; this translates as MAWTQHLNGLQRPSPDTGPPGPAVAMVLVAAVGSTNDLARRIAREYLEEAERVPDAWVIAQEQLAGRGRRERRWASPQGGIYLTRLLPLAQAEELADLPMLIPVALAETLERHLDSPCRLKWPNDLMVDDAKLGGVLIEALTRSDGSAVALVGMGLNYQPPRLSVGSSEAPTRPVTSVLEHSAAPPPLADLSGELMRGVDRFLAQPADPDDLLRRYRRRSLHKAGDHLVCRVGEEVLEGELVAFEANGSLRLRVSGEERRLSAGEIIEFHSLRS
- a CDS encoding type III pantothenate kinase encodes the protein MLILIDVGNTNAVFGVYRDDQLLKSLRLATTGKRTADEYLALLLPLFQSSGLDPAATGAVIISSVVPPLRSTLNDLSQRLFGRRPVFIDAHTDTGLPVRYDNPAEVGADRIVNALAARQLHGAPVVVVDFGTATTFDVVNAEGEYVGGLITPGISISSEALFSAASRLYRVDIRQPERLVGGDTAGAMQSGIYYGYIGLVDGILERLKQEMPTIRKVIATGGLAELIASGSEHIDEVDQLLTLTGLKLIHERLQGS